DNA sequence from the Manihot esculenta cultivar AM560-2 chromosome 11, M.esculenta_v8, whole genome shotgun sequence genome:
GAatttgaatttcgaattttATGATAGGTCTTTGAGtcttatcatatttttttaaagtcgTCCGTTTCgaaatttctttttcaaaaatttattgtaaACTTCCAACGAACGTtgacaataaaaattaagtatagtctaaatattttataaaatttaaaattaattgctaTGCATCACTCCAAATATTAGTActtttaacatttttaaaattattactcaACAGACCAATAATATAATATAGAAATGCATGCGGCAACATTTATAAATTGAACCTCATAGTTCTATGAGTGGAATAGCTTTCTTCCTTTGAACATAATAAATATACAGGTGGGTTGGATCCATGAATGTGCATCTGTCATCTGAGTTGTAAATCGAAATTGGCATTTTTTTAATCAGAAACTGAAGTTCATTGATGATCAGAAAACTACACGGCCCAAGGCTGTAAAGGAATTTAAGAAACGACCCATAAATCAAGAAACCCAACCCAGTCATGGAACCAGCCGAACCACTGGAACTGTGGTCCATGGATCTTTCACCATAGGCTTTGGGAGGGAGAGAATGGCGGAGCTCCATTCGGCTACCTCTAAcaatataattatttgaaaatttaaaataataaaaagatacttaaactttcataattaaaaataaactattgGAGGACTTGTTTGaaacttaattatttttagttatttttatcatgtattattaatttattttataataatttatttaattttaattgtaaaaatattataatatatttttccattattaattttcagttagaaaagataatttttattgttaagaaaaatagtataaaatattttaaaaccgtttttttaaattttaattagttaaatgttaaaaatcGGAAAacttattttctaattttcaatttaaaaaatttatacatgtaaatataaaatttaaactatatacgtgcatatttataaattttttttttattgaattgtgAAATGTAATTAGTTGGTTAATGCAGATTTATGAAATATGATTATTCaaatacaaatttattttgGTTAATCTCATAGTTTTATGGTAAGTTGAAGattatgattaattaaattcttaattttgatatttttgtgttatagagattaaatgaggatctatttttggtttttgttagATTTAGAAAAAGTTaagatttgtaatttttttagatttgGGAGACTGAAATCTGATTaatttgggttttttttttttattgtttggcATGATTGGTTGAAAATTGAGAAGAATTTGATTATTGTTGATTATAATGATTTATTTGTTGAAAATTATAAGGAATTTAATTCTGTAAGAGAAATATATGACAAagaataatttgaatttttcttagttttttaatggtaaaattaaattaaaagactTGTTTGtcgatgaaaataaaaattaagaatattttaatatattttttaaaatataagaattgatttataaatattaataatattcgatgattaaattataaatctttctataaatatattttaaatatttttaggagttataaaaaaattatatagttttatcaattttttattttagaatttatgatttaatttgttttaaaataatatatatatataaattattgtatcattaataaatagttataattttttgatGTCTTAAAACTgttgatataaaatttatatgacgAGATATGAATTTTACGTGATATGAATTTTacgtaaattaaattatagattctgaaaaaaaaaataagtgaatcattgatatttttttatgttttttataattaataattatattttatttattatgttaatattttttattatataaaaaattattattatttattaactgctcgattatattaatattattttaataaagtgaaaatatgtaaaattataaattatttttttatattattttcttaaaaaaataattcaaaatctcCTTTCACGTTGATATGCTAATACACCATCATTAAACTCCATCTGCATTTTCTATGAATTATAGCATAAATGTTTTTCTTGTAATAAATTCAAAtggtttaattgtttacttttattttttaaaataaaataaaaaatgcaaacttttacaatttttcttttcagaaaaaatatttattattttataaatagtgaaattaaacttaataatacaaaatcaattaatttaatcacaAACAGTTTTCATGATCAAGtatgataatatatataaaatgcaaatatttgaagagttttcttaatttaaaattagactcattataaaatttaattgtctACACTCACAAACTTAGCGTAGTGGTAAATGTATTcgagtaaatttgagagatgtCAGGTTCAATCTCTCACCCcatttcaaacaaaaaaattttgttttccaaaataaattataaaggaCCCATTAGATTCGTTTTGTCTGATTAATATGTATCCATCccttgatattttattttatggatAAGATTCTAAGCTACTTTTGAGGTGGTGGAGTATAGAAAATTTTGCATATTCATTGATTGATACTCTCAATTTATtcttaatattctttaaaaataaattatatttgccTTTTTTATTCTtactattatatattttaagataatttataatataatgcatgaattttaacaaaattcacgatttaacttttatataaatatttaatatttaaatactcaattaaatttattcaataatttaaaatagtataaaaatcaaacttttattttttatctttaattttgtaGTCAATATTTGtaagtaattttaaaagtacAAATAAAGACTTTTTCAAtttcactaaaaaataaattaataaagatatatatataaaaaccaATTTATGCTAATTAGAATAAAactttatttaactaaaattgaaACTAGATTTAGAATCTTTgtgtcaaaaaaaaaatttgttgtctaaagcaaaaaaaaaaaattattatacccttttatttttaatattactgcaaaatatataaaatcaattatttcCTATAAtgacttttaaaattattttgatacaAATTATATAtcgagaaattaattaattaaaaatatgcatatatatatatatattaaaatattaaaagagaATTACATGTTAagtatcaaaattttttaaaaaattattaatttatatgtgaTGTTACTCGATCactattcaaaataaattataaactatCGTTACAAAATAGAGTTATggactaaaattttataatacaattttacttaaaaaaaatatttatacttcAATCTCTATTTTATTATCAAGACTCGCTCTACTCTACATAAATCTAATATTAATGTAAAGTTATCATTAACATGTATAATCTAATCAGTTATATCTGTAATCATAAAATTTCTAACCAGCTAACTCGACGGAATTTCTTATCAGCTAATTGGCTATccgtattattaaaaaaaatattatatttatttttatctctaCATAATATAAAAGAgattatcataaaaataaaaatataaaattctcttacataattattctcaaattctatttttatcatattcGTCATGATACATTTAATCAATCGCACAatagttttatttttgataacattaatacttattaaatatttatttttctttaattattataattgtatCTATAAATATCattcaattattataattttaaatacttttattatttattttttattaaaattaaaataaattaattaatagttttttaataaaaattaacaacgttataaataattttaaaataaaaaataattaattttttaaaaatataggatgtgatagtgactttttaaaaatattaaagaggGAATAAAAGAGATTTGATTGAAGCTGGGGCTCACCATAATAAAATATGTTGAGTGTACTTTCCGACATTAATCCATCCAAATACAGCAATGAGAATGATacatcaattttcttttttctttttctaatttacataatttatttattaattaaattttcaattcaaaTGCAATATTGGCTGTGATGGGATTAACTAATTCAAGGGGTTAAATTGAATGGAcccaaatttgaatttcaatttaatttaatgtaaattaattcattaattatatttttaaaatatttaatctatttttaaatataaaattatttttactattacataattttaaaaaatataattaatatcgttaaattaataatttttatttattcatttttttcttatataaCTTCTGCTCTATCTCctcaattcaaaattaatatattgaaatcactgttttaataaaaaaaatcattaattttaattaattttcacaatttaaaagatctcaaattttactttttaatttataatctctaatttaaaaaaaaaaatcgattcAAACAAATCAATCATAAACTTTTTATAATAGTTCTGAAACaacagtaaaaaattaaaataaattccgGCGTTTAGAGGAATTACTGATtttctttgtaattttttactatgtctgaaaatatataaattaataaaaataaaattttttattaattaaaatatagttaCATGGATGATCcctctaaaatttatataaaaaataattttaataagaaaaaaactaactgaaaaatatttataattattaagcaCCATAaaacgaaaaaataaaaattttgtataaaacaattttattttctcaaaaagcagcaaagaacaaaaaaaaaaaaaaaaaaaaacgttttAATGCTTGAAAGAGAAATTTCTAAATTTGCCTGagctaatattatatttaaaggcCCACCCCCAAATGTTTACCTATTACGCCCACCCGTACTTCTTTCAAATTCCATAATCCCCCTTCTAAAAGCTGACATTTTTCTCTTCAATTCTCtgttagggtttttttttttttgttaatcttCAACTCCTCCTTTTTCTTCCTTCAGACTAGGGCTTTAGTTTCCATTCTCTTTCATTTGGATCCCAATTCATTATTTTAGGGTTTTCAATGCCTGATTGTTGAGTGATTCATCGATTTTTCTCATTTGAAGGTATGatcttccttctttttctttttaaaatttttcttggcttcgttttattttattttgttttaaaatttattgcagCTCTCGCTCGTGCTTGATAGCGTCTTAGAAATCTATGTGTGTTTGTCTTTTTGTTTCCTTAATTAACCTAATACTTGTTGTATTATAAGCGATTATGAAATATCTTATTTTTCTgggatttttatataatatattgatGTAGAAAGGTCAACGAATTCTTGATGTTGCAGGTATAGCCTGTCACTTTGATATAGAACTGGAGTTATCAGCATGTTTGGCTCCAACATTAGCAGAGCCACTATCATAAGCTGTTTCTTCCATTTAGCTGAATGGCATCCTCTGGAATAGCGAAGCTGCATTGGGCTTGAGCCCTCTGTATCCCACTCTTGTATTTCAGGTTTGGTTTTTCCCCCcttttgtttattattattattattatcattattattattattattattattattattattttaagtcGATAAAGTTCAGTTGTAAACAATAACCTTTATATCCGTTCAATTTCTGTACCTTAATGAGAAAGATAATGCAAAGCAAAATGTTTTACATGCAATAAATCTTTACAATACAGTATTTGATGTGTTTTTCCCGTGTAACTTGCAAGGTATGTCACTGATCGTGTATTGAAAATTTTGTAAGATTTGTCTTCAGGATTTTTCCCCTTGTTTTTGATAGCTTTTAGATGTGCTTTATGCAATTTGTTTCTGCTAACTTAAGGGGAATGTGTTCTTTGCAGAATTAGGAGTTGATTTTTTCGGAGGCTGAGAAATCTGTAACTGCTTTGAAGTTTGAGCTTTTGATGTATCATAAGAACTATTCACTTGCTAGAGTAATGGGCTGTTGTAGCTGTTTTGGGTTCACTTGGAAGCCCAGACAGAAAACAACACCCATTTCTGTGAGGAATCATAATCTCTCCCAGGAGTTTTTGCTGGATGAAGAAATTGATGATGATTATGATGGCTCATATAATGGTGACATCACTGACACTGCTTACGGTGAGGATGGTGAGTTGCCAACCCCTGTCAAACATTCGGAAGAGATTTTAAGATTTAGAGAACAGAATGGAATGGTTTGCAGGCAATTTCCAGTGAAGGAAACCCAGAAACTTGTTCGTTCAGAGGTAATAGGATCATGTTATCTATTTTTTCTACAAAATTGCTTCTACTCTTCACTTTACTGAATTGGCTTGATGGTCCAATTCATTAAGAGATTCGGTCAGTTTTTCAAAAATAGTGCTAGGCCACTCCCCAGATAcatatattttgtatttttatctAATACCCAGTAACATATAATTAAGATATTTGCATATGATTTAATGAATAATTCTGTAAGACAGTAAGTGCTATTCATCTCTCTTTTAAGCAGCTTCTTTGCTTATCTCACTGCTGTGTCATGTACTGTATGTCCTGGCTTGAGCTGTGGCATGAATTCTTCCTTGTTTATTTGAGTTTAAGACATTCTCACATCTCCTTTCATTGCCATGGACTGGTCCTGACATCCAACcattatgtaatttttatctAGTAAAATAATATCATGTTTAACATCTCAAGGTTATATTCATGTCTATTTGTTTGTGATCATTGTGTGTGAGGCTTATTAATGTTTGTTGCATCTGCATGCGTGGGGTCATGCACTATTGACTTACTAGTATGCTTGTTGTTTCATTGGCTATTTATTCATCATAACAATGAAAAATTCTTTATGTGAGTGCTTTTGCAGGATGAGGATGGTAATAAGATGGTCAATGAATATGTTCGGGTGTGTAAGATTGGTGCAGGTAGCTATGGAAAAGTGGTAAGTGGAGCACTGGAAGACACTTCATTGCATGAATTGGTTGAAGAAATTAACCTGTTATTTTCCACAGGTTTTGTATCGGAGCACTGTAGATGGAAAGAATTATGCAATCAAGGTAGCGTTTTTGCCTCAATGCAGGAATTGCTTAGAGCAGAAATTGTTTAGAGCCATAGTAATTCTTTGAAATTTCTTAGATTTATAGTGAATTCTATGTCACCCTGCCCCAACTTTTGAACCTAAAGTATAGGGAAAGGGATTAAGTTTGGCTAGTCTCACTTCTCCACCATGTATGTGAGGTTATCTGGGATTGGGTCAATTTTAAGCATTTGACAGTACACATCTGAACCATGTATAGTTTTTAAGGCGTGAAGCACAACACTTTGGGAGGTAGTCACAAAAATAATGAACTTCAAAATTAACATTGTACATATATAAGGTGACCAAAACTTCCTTTTGGATTTAGTAAGCATGTATTTTATTTACTATCTCTTAtggaataaaataattaatgctAGAATTACTAGGATTCATATTTCTATATCCAGGCATAAGGCTAACGACATAGAATCCATTCTCTATATCCAGGAATATCAGAATGAATATTTAGGAAACAAAAATTGGTGTCAGTCTCCTTATGAGTGAGGGGCAACGAAATTATACATTTCTCAAAATTCAGTTGGAAAAAAGTAAGGGAATAAGGAAAAATGAGTAAGTGAACAAAAGGAAAGAAACAAAGGAAACTGGAAAAAAAGAGCAAAAAATTAATGGTCTAATTGAATGATATGGAGAATGAACAAGTAGAAGTATTGAATTGCTGAGATAGAGTCAGTGTTAGCTTGATTTTTGGAATCATGTTTCACCTTTTACGTTACTAAGATGTTTTACTTGATTACCAtgtaattctaaatttttaattgcaGGCTTTTCATAAGTCTCATTTATTGAAACTGCGAGTTGCACCGTCAGAGACTGCCATGAGTGATGTTCTCCGTGAGGTATCTGCTTACTGTCTTGTTGTCTGATATCAATGCAGTGGTAAGTTGCATTGTGAATGTTATGTTTTAGCAATACTCTTTTTTCTTTGCTCTGATAGATGCAACACTAGTTCATTGATGTAAATGTTGAGAAAAGATGCCCCCTTGATGTCTCTCTCGCTCTCCTCCCACAATGCatccttatttttaatttacccATTATAAATgtactctttttttttcctgtttATGCACGTTTTCTCAATCATTTAGTGGCTAGTGCATAAGGTTTGCAATGAAAATAATTACAACAGTGTAGATATATTCTACTGCCTCATATTTTGACATTCCATTATTAAGAGTTTAGTACCTCCCCCTTCTAAAGTTGTTTCTTCCTTGTTCATGATAGATTTGATCATATACAGTTTAACTATTGTTAGATAAAGTTATAAATTAAAGTGTTCTTTTGCCCTCTGTTGTTGCAGGTTTTAATCATGAAAATGTTGGACCACCCTAATATTGTCAATCTCATTGAGGTGATTGATGACCCAGATGCAGATCACTTCTACATGGGTATTTAAGACTACATTCTTTTTCCTTACGTCTTTATTTGAGGATGCTCGTCATTTGGTGCTCAATTTTTGACAGtgcatttttttcatttatttttattatgaagAACTATCTTATTGATCTTGTGATTTACTGCAAATGCGTATTCTTTTTCCAGTTCTCGAGTATGTAGATGGAAAATGGGTCTGGGAAGGTTCTGGTCCTCCTGGTGGGATTGGAGAAAATACTGCTAGAAAGTACTTGCGGGATATTGTATCTGGGTTAATGTATCTCCATGCCCATGTATGATCTTGATACACTGCAATATTTTGTTTGACTGAATATTTACTTGTCTGCGTACTTACTTTCCAGAAGCAACATAGTTGTGAATTTGCATGCAAGTCGTATGTTTGATTGTTTATCATGCAGTAATCATAAGAATGATGTTGGCATGAGAGTCTTGAAAGGATAGGGAACGTTTTTAGAAGCCCATGTGAGTTGTTGACATGGATTTATGTCTCTAGGATGTGAAGGTCATCTGCTCTTCAATTCTCTGAAATTGAATGAGCGATAAGGTTTCTTATcactaaaagaaaagaaattaaatgtgaaGTCTTGATCATTATGTGAAAATTAGCTTATTTGAACTTTATACTCGTCCTAAATATTGTTAGTGCATCTTGAATATTGATTGCACCTCAAAAAGGAGGAGCATGTATTCTTTCAGATAGGGGTAGCTTTTGTCAATAACTTCTTTAATGATGCCCCAACTATTGACATTTTTTTGTAAGCCATCTCCATccaaatttccctttttttGTCATAATTAGTTATAAAGTTGGAACATGAGGTCAAAACTCCTAATTGTTCAAGTGAAAAGCTGCTCCAACTTTGATTTTAATACCTTTGTTTAGGTTAGAATGGCAACTAGGTGGATAGATACGAGGATCcccattttaaatttatgaagttattataaaaataataaattttttttttatattttcataaaataataaaaacattttatagtaaattttaaatactattaGCTGGTGTGTGAGAAAAACTAATAACTTTGAGTAAAATATGATGTGCATGGTTGCTAAATCGAGATCTAGATCAAGAATCAAAATCTTCATTTTGTGAATCAGAAGCCGAGCATCGAATTAAATTGtaagatttgataaaaaaatctaaaaaattaattaaaaataatatatgttctAAAGATGAgtataaaaatatcataaatgaCATATTTTGATAAACATAATATATCAAATATCTTATTGAAAATATGCTTTATAATAGAACCATATATTCtcgttatattatattatatggtTTATGCTATAAATTATGAACTACTGAATTGTAGACAATGATTGCCATTATGTATGTGCTGAAActctcatttaaaattaatcaaataattaaataataagaaaatagcATATTACATTAAAAGGTTAaagtatattaatataaaatgctataaagataattataattagagaagtaaattaactaaaaaaagaaaacaaaaagaaagaagagggaGCATAGCTAAGGTAAAGTTTTTTTGTACTTCTCATAGCAAAAATGAATAAGATCTTAAATTTTGGAAGTATAAGATATGACAACCCTTGAGAAAATAATCAATTGAATCGGGAGAAGACTTGGTCGAACGATATTGATTTACCTAATTCACTAGCAATTCTTTTGACTTGG
Encoded proteins:
- the LOC110626472 gene encoding serine/threonine-protein kinase GRIK2; this translates as MYHKNYSLARVMGCCSCFGFTWKPRQKTTPISVRNHNLSQEFLLDEEIDDDYDGSYNGDITDTAYGEDGELPTPVKHSEEILRFREQNGMVCRQFPVKETQKLVRSEDEDGNKMVNEYVRVCKIGAGSYGKVVLYRSTVDGKNYAIKAFHKSHLLKLRVAPSETAMSDVLREVLIMKMLDHPNIVNLIEVIDDPDADHFYMVLEYVDGKWVWEGSGPPGGIGENTARKYLRDIVSGLMYLHAHNIVHGDIKPDNLLVTQSGTVKIGDFSVSQVFEDDNDELRRSPGTPVFTAPECCLGLTYHGKAADTWAVGVTLYCMILGQYPFLGETLQDTYDKIVNNPLVIPNEMNPQLKDLLEGLLCKDPKQRMTLDSVAIHSWVIGEDGPIPQYLCWCKRNSLQTKFETHMTLTESDETRTD